From the genome of Nicotiana sylvestris chromosome 2, ASM39365v2, whole genome shotgun sequence, one region includes:
- the LOC104233483 gene encoding actin-related protein 2, whose amino-acid sequence MDSRNVVVCDNGTGYVKCGFAGENFPTSVFPCVVGRPMLRYEESLMEQDLKDTIVGDDCLKLRHQLDISYPVNNGIVQNWDDMGHVWDHAFFNELKVDPTECKILLTDPPLNPSKNREKMVETMFEKYNFAGVFIQIQAVLTLYAQGLLTGLVIDSGDGVTHVVPVVDGYSFPHLTKRMNVAGRHITSYLVDLLLRRGYAMNKSADFETVRDIKEKLCYISYDYKREYQLGLETTILVKNYTLPDGRVLKVGTERFQAPEALFTPDLIDVEGDGMADMVFRCIQEMDIDNRMMLYQHIVLSGGSTMYPGLPSRLEKEILDRYLDVVLKGNKDGLKKLRLRIEDPPRRKHMVYLGGAVLAGIMKDAPEFWINRQDYLEEGVACLSKCGQA is encoded by the exons ATGGACAGTAGGAACGTCGTCGTTTGCGACAACGGCACCGGG TATGTCAAGTGTGGCTTTGCGGGTGAGAATTTTCCCACATCTGTATTCCCTTGTGTTGTGGGGAGGCCAATGCTAAGGTATGAAGAATCGCTTATGGAACAAGACTTGAAG GATACTATTGTGGGAGATGATTGCTTGAAGTTGCGGCATCAGTTGGATATATCTTATCCTGTCAACAATGGAATTGTGCAAAACTGGGATGATATGGGGCATGTGTGGGATCATGCATTTTTTAACGAACTGAAG GTAGATCCGACAGAATGCAAAATTCTGCTGACAGATCCACCTCTCAATCCTTCGAAAAATCGTGAAAAGATG GTAGAAACTATGTTTGAGAAGTACAACTTTGCCGGGGTCTTCATCCAAATTCAAGCTGTTCTAACACTGTATGCTCAAG GTTTGTTGACTGGGCTAGTCATAGACTCTGGTGATGGAGTTACGCATGTT GTTCCTGTTGTTGATGGATACTCATTCCCTCACCTCACAAAAAGAATGAATGTAGCGGGGCGCCATATAACATCTTATCTGGTTGATTTGCTACTTCGAAGAGG GTATGCAATGAATAAGAGTGCTGATTTTGAGACCGTCAGGGATATTAAAGAAAAGCTGTGCTACATTAG TTATGATTACAAGAGAGAATATCAGTTAGGGCTTGAGACTACTATTCTTGTTAAGAATTATACT CTTCCAGATGGGAGGGTACTTAAAGTTGGCACAGAGAGGTTCCAGGCACCTGAGGCTCTTTTTACTCCA GATCTTATTGATGTTGAAGGTGATGGCATGGCAGACATGGTATTTCGTTGCATCCAGGAGATGGATATTGATAACAGGATGATG CTCTACCAACATATTGTTTTGAGTGGTGGAAGTACTATGTATCCTGGCTTACCTAGTCG CCTTGAGAAAGAAATTTTGGACCGCTATCTTGATGTTGTTTTGAAGGGGAACAAAGATGGTTTGAAG AAATTGCGCTTACGAATAGAAGATCCACCAAGAAGAAAGCATATGGTGTACCTTGGAGGTGCGGTTCTGGCAGGAATTATGAAG GATGCCCCTGAGTTTTGGATCAATAGACAAGATTATTTAGAAGAGGGAGTTGCTTGCTTAAGCAAGTGTGGCCAGGCGTGA
- the LOC104233486 gene encoding pentatricopeptide repeat-containing protein At5g14080 yields MMKRSVGELASVISRALIHGSKQSSPSQTWTPALEQTLYSLGCRESLSPTLVARVIDPCLVHHHSLALGFFNWASQQPGFSHDSSTYHSILKSLCISRQFNTLDKLFKQVKAQKIRLHPSLYRSVIASQIIGKKSHLAFSVFSEVPSLASEIGSQTCNSLLAALSSEGNYKCAFQVFDEMNRRGVRLNTLGFGVFLWRFCGFNGLEKSLSLLDEVRKIDFSGINGSVVAVLVVQGLCSGSRIAEAVSAFDELRIRECKPDFIAYSVVAEALGNMRNVVDKELVLKKKRKLGVAPRNNDYKEFIFDLISERLISEAKELGKVIASGKFPMDDDLLNALIGSVSASDPGLAIFFLNFMLGRETEPNLVTVTSLSANLCKHGKIDELLEVFQKLSAINYFTDTQSYNIMVSFLCKAGKVREAYEVLRDMRRKGAVPDIQSYNLLLEACCREDLLRPAKRLWDEMFTNGCPGNLETYNILIQKCSEEGEIEDACRLFNDMTEKGVVPEAITYNSVLKGLCQAKNLKMALEIFNRCAMQDPTIARSVLCTFILSLCKEGHLLPAMELLRGQSSDIAFLDSHLIFLKFLADAGEISMAVEHLKWIQGKSPSMYQALSNEILASISSSSKPDPILKLFQVMQENRLNSTNDLGKEMAYR; encoded by the exons ATGATGAAACGATCAGTAGGGGAGTTGGCAAGTGTAATAAGCCGGGCTCTCATCCACGGATCAAAGCAAAGCAGCCCAAGCCAAACATGGACTCCAGCGTTAGAGCAAACGTTGTACAGCCTCGGATGTCGGGAATCTCTCAGTCCGACACTCGTCGCCCGAGTCATCGATCCTTGCCTTGTCCACCACCATTCCCTTGCTCTTGGTTTCTTCAACTGGGCTTCTCAGCAACCTGGATTCTCCCACGACTCCTCCACTTACCATTCCATTCTCAAGTCTCTTTGCATTTCCCGTCAGTTCAATACCCTTGATAAGCTCTTTAAGCAGGTAAAAGCTCAGAAAATCCGCCTTCATCCTTCGCTTTATCGTTCTGTCATTGCTTCCCAGATCATTGGTAAGAAATCCCACTTAGCATTTTCCGTTTTCAGTGAGGTTCCTTCGTTGGCATCAGAGATTGGATCCCAAACTTGTAATTCACTTCTTGCTGCTCTGTCATCGGAAGGTAACTATAAATGTGCTTTCCAGGTGTTCGACGAAATGAATCGGAGAGGTGTTCGGTTGAACACACTTGGTTTTGGTGTGTTTCTGTGGAGATTCTGCGGATTTAATGGATTGGAAAAGAGTTTGAGTTTGTTAGATGAGGTCAGGAAGATTGACTTTTCTGGGATTAATGGATCCGTTGTTGCAGTTCTAGTCGTACAAGGGTTATGCTCTGGTTCTAGGATAGCTGAAGCTGTTTCTGCTTTTGATGAATTGAGGATAAGGGAGTGTAAACCTGATTTTATTGCTTATAGCGTTGTTGCTGAAGCGTTGGGGAATATGCGAAACGTAGTTGACAAAGAGTTGgttttgaagaagaagagaaaactaGGAGTGGCTCCGAGGAATAATGATTATAAAGAGTTCATCTTTGATTTGATTTCAGAGAGGCTGATTTCCGAAGCTAAAGAGTTGGGCAAAGTAATTGCATCTGGGAAATTTCCAATGGATGATGATCTGCTCAATGCTTTGATAGGATCGGTATCAGCTAGTGATCCTGGACTCGCCATCTTCTTTTTAAACTTCATGCTGGGTAGAGAAACGGAGCCTAATCTTGTTACTGTGACGAGTTTAAGTGCAAACCTTTGTAAGCATGGAAAGATTGATGAATTGCTAGAAGTATTTCAAAAGTTGTCCGCTATAAACTATTTTACTGATACACAGAGTTATAATATTATGGTTTCATTTTTGTGCAAGGCTGGTAAAGTTAGAGAAGCTTACGAGGTTCTTCGTGACATGAGAAGGAAAGGTGCAGTTCCTGATATACAATCTTATAATCTCCTGCTAGAAGCTTGCTGTCGAGAAGATCTACTGCGACCAGCTAAACGGTTGTGGGATGAGATGTTCACAAATGGGTGCCCTGGTAATTTAGAGACTTACAATATTCTTATTCAGAAGTGTTCAGAAGAAGGAGAAATTGAAGATGCTTGTAGGCTtttcaatgacatgacagagAAAGGAGTAGTACCTGAGGCTATTACATATAATTCAGTCCTTAAAGGGCTTTGTCAAGCAAAAAATCTCAAAATGGCTCTTGAAATATTCAACAGATGTGCTATGCAGGATCCAACCATTGCACGATCCGTCTTGTGTACATTCATCCTCAGCCTCTGCAAGGAAG GTCATTTGCTTCCTGCAATGGAGTTACTTCGTGGCCAAAGCTCTGATATTGCATTTTTAGACTCCCATctgatttttcttaaatttttagCCGATGCTGGAGAAATAAGTATGGCTGTTGAACATTTGAAGTGGATTCAAGGCAAATCTCCTTCGATGTATCAGGCACTGAGCAATGAAATATTGGCATCAATCTCATCTTCTTCAAAACCAGATCCAATTCTCAAGTTATTTCAAGTTATGCAAGAAAACCGTCTCAATTCTACTAATGACTTGGGGAAAGAAATGGCTTACAGGTGA
- the LOC104233484 gene encoding ACT domain-containing protein ACR6 yields the protein MDDEYAKLIRRMNPPRVVIDNDSCEDATIIQVDSVNKHGILLQVVQVLTDLNLVITKAYISSDGGWFMDVFNVTDQDGNKVRDEEIINYIQKTLENDEVLLPSLRGTVGLMPSEEHTSIELSGTDRPGLLSEVCAVLADLSCNVVNAAIWTHNARAAAVVHVVDNSTGCAIEDPKRLAIIKKLLHNVLKCNNDLKTAKMTLSPPGFTHRERRLHQIMFADRDYVKVRRTEQGKVEDLKSRPCINVYDCSEKDYTVITMRSRDRPKLLFDIVCTLTDMQYVVFHGVVHTGKKEAYQEFYIRHVDGIPISSEAERERVKQCLEAAIERRASEGLELELCTEDRLGLLSDITRIFRENSLCVKRAEISTEGGKAKDIFYVTDVTGNPVDQKTVDSICEQVGQNMLHVKWNPCHSKLPEEGTISYLFGNLFKVRTLQNLNLMKYYT from the exons ATGGATGACGAGTATGCCAAGCTTATTCGGAGGATGAATCCTCCCAG AGTGGTAATTGACAACGACTCTTGCGAGGATGCTACCATTATCCAG GTTGACAGTGTCAACAAGCATGGGATTCTTCTTCAAGTTGTACAGGTTCTGACAGATCTGAACCTTGTTATCACTAAAGCATACATTTCCTCTGATGGGGGATGGTTTATGGATG tttttaATGTGACTGATCAAGATGGAAATAAAGTTAGAGATGAAGAAATCATCAACTATATTCAAAAG ACTCTTGAAAATGATGAAGTTCTGCTACCCTCTTTGAGAGGAACTGTTGGCTTGATGCCTTCTGAAGAGCACACGTCCATTGAACTAAGTGGGACTGATAGACCTGGTTTATTGTCTGAAGTGTGCGCAGTTCTTGCTGACCTTAGCTGTAACGTGGTGAATGCTGCAATCTGGACACATAATGCTAGGGCTGCAGCTGTGGTTCATGTAGTCGATAACAGTACAGGTTGTGCAATTGAAGACCCAAAACGTCTTGCTATAATCAAGAAGCTACTTCACAATGTTCTCAAGTGTAACAATGATTTGAAGACTGCAAAGATGACACTTTCACCTCCTGGATTTACGCATCGGGAGAGAAGATTACACCAGATAATGTTTGCTGATAGGGACTATGTAAAGGTTAGAAGAACAGAGCAGGGCAAAGTTGAGGATTTGAAGTCCAGGCCTTGTATAAATGTTTATGATTGTAGCGAAAAGGATTACACTGTGATCACTATGAGGTCAAGGGATCGACCTAAGCTGTTGTTTGATATTGTCTGCACTTTAACTGACATGCAGTATGTGGTCTTTCATGGAGTTGTTCACACTGGGAAGAAGGAAGCTTATCAG GAATTCTACATTCGACATGTTGACGGGATTCCAATAAGCTCGGAGGCTGAGCGAGAACGTGTGAAACAGTGCCTTGAAGCAGCTATTGAGAGAAGAGCCTCTGAG GGTCTGGAGCTAGAATTGTGTACAGAAGATCGGTTAGGACTACTATCGGATATCACTAGGATATTCAGGGAGAATAGTTTGTGCGTTAAAAGAGCTGAAATCTCAACAGAAGGTGGGAAGGCAAAGGATATCTTTTATGTCACGGATGTGACCGGGAATCCAGTTGACCAAAAAACAGTTGACTCAATTTGTGAGCAAGTTGGACAAAATATGCTGCATGTTAAGTGGAATCCTTGTCATTCAAAGCTACCTGAAGAAGGAACAATCAGTTACCTCTTTGGGAATCTCTTCAAAGTTAGAAccctccaaaatctgaatctgATGAAATACTACACTTGA